One Etheostoma spectabile isolate EspeVRDwgs_2016 chromosome 12, UIUC_Espe_1.0, whole genome shotgun sequence genomic window carries:
- the snai2 gene encoding LOW QUALITY PROTEIN: zinc finger protein SNAI2 (The sequence of the model RefSeq protein was modified relative to this genomic sequence to represent the inferred CDS: inserted 1 base in 1 codon; substituted 3 bases at 3 genomic stop codons) — MPRSFLVKKHINSAKKPNYSELESPTVFITPHIYRGLPLPVIPQPEILSPAAYSPITVWTTSNLPLSPLPSDLSPISGYPSSLSDTSSKDHSGSESPRSDEDEQMLPKLIXPHGWTREKFPKCCXSPTPVFGLPSKKRARTPKNEKSFFXNYSKGYVSGTLKCTSDTRSLVXKICGKIFNNVFCLISPSTGEKPFSCPHCNRAFADRSNLRAHLQTHSDVKKYQCKNCSKTFSRMSLLHKHEESGCCVAH; from the exons ATGCCACGCTCCTTTCTGGTCAAGAAACATATAAACTCAGCAAAGAAGCCAAATTATAGTGAGCTGGAGAGCCCAACAG tGTTCATCACGCCGCACATCTACAGGGGTCTTCCCCTGCCTGTCATCCCCCAGCCGGAGATCCTGAGCCCGGCAGCGTACAGCCCCATCACAGTGTGGACTACCAGCAACTTGCCGCTGTCTCCGCTCCCTAGTGACCTCTCCCCCATCTCTGGATACCCCTCATCGCTCTCAGACACATCCTCTAAAGACCATAGTGGCTCTGAAAGCCCGAGGAGTGATGAAGACGAGCAAATGCTGCCCAAACTGA GACCCCACGGATGGACGCGGGAAAAATTCCCAAAGTGTTGTTAAAGCCCTACTCCCGTATTTGGACTGCCAAGCAAAAAACGCGCCCGCACCCCAAAAAACGAGAAATCCTTCTTTTGAAATTACTCGAAAGGGTATGTGAGCGGGACTCTAAAATGCACATCGGATACCCGTTCCCTTGTTTGAAAAATATGCGGGAAA ATCTTTAACAATGTTTTCTGTCTCATTTCCCCCTCGACAGGAGAGAAGCCATTCTCCTGCCCTCACTGCAACAGGGCTTTTGCAGACCGGTCCAATCTCAGGGCTCACCTACAGACCCATTCGGATGTGAAAAAATACCAATGCAAGAACTgctccaaaaccttctccaggATGTCTCTCTTGCACAAGCATGAGGAATCTGGTTGTTGTGTAGCACACTGA